The DNA region TAAAGCGTAGAGTGAAGTAAGAGAAAGACCTTTTGGAGAATTAAAACTGAACCAACAGTTAAAATTTCCTTCCTAAGATCTGGATGTGAAAAAACTTTGCGATGGACAGTGGCAGTAAGAGTGGCTGTAGGATCCTGAAAAGATAAACCAATGAATGTGCAAATCACATCAAATCACAGTTGCAGTTAGTAATACCTTGAGGTTAACCGTGATGTCTCCGAAACCATTGGGAGTGGAGGATTTGACAAGGGCCACGATCAACGGTACTCTCTCAGTCTCGGCGTTGTTCTGGATTGAGCTCAACGGAGTGCCGTGTGCCACGTCATCATCACCACCCTGCAAGTGCACGAATTGGAGGGCACAGAGCCAGGGATTGGTGTTGAAATCGCGGTCACTTTGGCGCTCAACTCGCTTTAGAAATTCTTGAGTGGAGAGGGGGTCATGGTGGCGCCGGTTCCTCATCACGGCCTGGACGGCGCCGGCAGGACCGGGAATGAGGGAAGAGGAATCGGAATTAGAGTTGCAAGGGCGGAGGAAGGCGGAGAGATTGGTGTCATCCACGTCAAGTGCTTCCCAGGGTTCCAAATCCATCACGCTCGATCGCGCGGGAACTCCTTCCTTCGttactttttcttctcttcaatTGGGCTTTTCATAGGCCCAATTCTCAACCTCCCCCTCATTTAGGgctgatgctaggtgcacccagcattattactagtgcacccagcacttaatacgaaaagtaaaaaatatctctttgtatttttttttaaaaaattgtgcaGCAGTCTTTTCTTATTCCGCCATTTTGCTTCTCCCTCTCCTTCTTCCGTGCTTTCCTGCAAGCTGCCTCTTCTTCTTCCGTGAGCCCCCCTCCCTGCTTCATCCACGAGCTGCTTTTTCTTCCGCAAGCCTCCCTCCTTACTTCATCTGcgagctgcttcttcttcttccgtgAGGCTCCCTCCCTGCTTCATCCGCGAGGTCGTTGTTCTTCTTCCGTGAGGTGCCTCTTCGTCCTTCCTGTGAGTGCCTCTTGTTCTTCCGTTCTTCCGCGAGCTTCTGTTGTTCCGTTCTTCATCAAGGTAAGCCTAATGTCCCTTTTCTTGTGTCATTCTGCTTCCATGTATCCTTGGCATAGTCAATAAACATTGACCAAGATGAACAAACCATTTCAAACTTCTTCAGCCACTCATCAAACTGTTGCTTTGAAGGACAATCAACAAGAGTTCCCCAGACATCCATGACATACTCTCAAACATTTCTTTGACCAATTAACGATTTACATTTGgctttcacattcttgtttatgtgaaagctgcacaacaaatttgtacacTCAGGGAATAcaattttcactgcattcatcaatgtctTAAAAATATACCTCAGAAGCGTTCTAAAGCCCAAACCACATTATTAAGACGTtcaccctccagatatgcaaaaccgacagagaatgtcatcccagtTGGTGTTACCCCAACAAAATCGAGCAGTAAGAGTCtgtacctatttttttttttgtaggtactgtttatcaaaaacaccaaattacatacgttgactaacttcactgcatcagggtgacaccaaaagatatcacgaaccacatcttcatcctttaatctgtgccaatgaatatactgattCTGTTCAATAAGCTTAATTAGATGTTACATTTCAATATCacttcctcttatggaagaacggtatgcacttcttgcattgtatatttgtttgatggtcgtacaactattggcattgtgctccttcagaGTTAGCATAATGTTTCTTGGTTTGACCATTgacttcgtcatatcagcaataagtgTCATTTCAGCTTTAGCCAATCGCccaacatatggatgtccaactaatgacttgaccaattcatgattatgaatctcacacatcaacttcaccatccaaccttgtCCTCCAACCATTAGTTTGCCACGAAGCTTGAAGcgacacccacatttcctagtcccaatatctcttctaacaaattctttcttcctacaCCTATATTCGTCAttcctttcacaaccaattaacacaaacaaagtccttcctctactaccAGTGTTTGTGTCAAATCTTATAATCACCGCCACAAATTCATTTTCATGAGCAAGGGATCAAGCCCACCGTAAAACATCCTCTCGACTGTCAAACACCTATAATCCAATCCAGATAATTTCAGTTTCCTacaacatattttattaaatcactcACAATCATGAACATTATTACTtgagaagtattgaacgcatccgaacaatcaacatgtgatTCATTCACatcacattcttcttcattttgataattCATATCCACTTCTTCAGACATTATGCTTTCATACATCcactgatcttcgtccatcttaataataaatcaaaaatttTAACACAGGCATATAACACCTAACCGAACTATACATAACATACAAAACTATACATAATAACTCATCATTAGTAAAAAGCCAAAACCCTATATCATCCTACACGtataaacaattcaaataaaaaatgacaatacaaacaaagtaataattaaaaaacaaaattaaacttaaataaaggttaaaatttcaaaaaatatagcctcttacggatcaagttgatctgtaacaATCAACTTGATTCGCAGCTTTAAAATCAacatgcggatcaagttgaACTGTAAAAgatttacggatcaacttgatccacacGATCTATGGTACACCAGAACGCCCACCCAACACAACTGCGTACCTCGTATGTCGCTGCCGACCACCGCAACACTGAACACCAGTACCTTCACCTTCATTGAACCTGACCGTTGCTAAGGAACCGAAGAAAATAtgacaccaaagagagaaaagcAAGAAGAAGCGGGCGCAAAAATGGCTGGTGTGCttttggaaaaagaaaacaacttttaaaaggagaaaaaaggtAGGAGCACTCATCATTTTTTAagaatgttgggtgcacaagcAATAATGCTAAATGCATCTAGCAACTCCCCTCATTTAGTCAAATTTCAATCACCATCTCGAGGTTTTCAAAGGTGTTACTATTATGTTACTACAAACTAATTTCTTTATGTGAGAGTGACAAAAATACATATTATTAACCATGTAATCTTATCATGAacaattgaaattaattaaaacaaaacaccgagtgatattatttttaacttgttgAATTATTTAAGTAATGATATCATTTGGAGTAAGATGTCATATCAGAAATGATAATTTTAGGaaccaaaatttattttttatataattttttcacatttttccaTGATGCtgtatattctttttaattattttaaacaccttaaccatttttttaactaatagttctaaaaatattttttaaatcaatttcataacctatcttatttttttatatttcgtatctctattttaatttaatgtattgaGACAACAAATTAAATCTcaagaaacaataaataaataaaaaacttgcaAGAGTCACCaaaataatgtatttaaaaGGCTAGAGCTAGTCCTGTTTATAATTGATGGCTCTTGAAAGGAATTAGACTCTCCCACGATTGCTAGCTTGGAGGATATTCTTAAATTAGTACAaccaataaattataattgatgCTCTTGCGGATATTTATGGAGTTGCTATATGAAGAACAATTGTCGTTAAAAGTATAGTTGCTGCTGCGGCAGATAATTATGTTTAaccattaaaatatttatagtatctaatatttagaataaaattaatcacggtttcagaaaagaaaaaaaaaatgaaggagaaaGGGTCTGGCTAATTGTTGCCACAAAATTGGAGGGTGAAGAGAGTATAAGGGAGCATCGTACACGTTGACGGTGGCATGCATGCAATTGTGAAGGGACTCATCCTCTCgccctctacaaaacaaaaccaaccttCGCCAACCTTAATTTGTATCCCTTCACACAAACACAACCTCTCTCCCTCTCGATTTTAACAACCAACTgccaaataattaataatacaataaCCTAAATAAACCGAACTCTGGTTAATCATTGTGACacgttattttaatttttggtagaaagtaaacaacaaaaaattaaatttgattgttGCTTATTAAAGAGAGGGGGAGGGAGTCAAGATACACCAAAGTCGTCGCTCATGGAAGACTTACTCGGCCTTTTAAGGATTCACATCAAGCGCGGTGTCAACCTCGCCGTTCGTGATGTCAATACTAGCGATCCATACGTCGTCGTTAAGATGGGCAAGCAGGTAACTAATACTATTTAACTTCTTTTCAttcgtttttatttttattttattttaaagttgcatatatgcatgcatcgATCTCGCAATCTTACATTAGTTATATATGTTCGATCGTGACTTGTTTTTCAGAAGCTGAAGACTCGTGTGATTAAAAAGGATGTTAATCCTGAGTGGAAGGAAGATCTTACGCTTTCTGTTACAGATCCAATTCATCCATTTATACTGGTAATTAAGGCATTTATAATTAGActcgtgtattttttttatgcgaGTTGGTTTAGTTATAATAGGATTTAAAACACACTAATCCAATTGatatactatatatatgttactttaattatgttttatatatCTCCTTCATCATAGGTTGAgtgattaattaaacaaatgttAATTGCAGACAGTGTATGACTATGACACTTTCAGCAAGGATGACAAAATGGGAGATGCAGAATGTGACATCTCAGCATACATAGAAGCCTTAAAGATGAACTTAGAAGACCTCCCCAGTGGTACTATAATCACAAGAATACAACCAAGCAGGCAAAACTGTCTGGCGGAGGAAAGTTGCATCACTTATAGCAATGGCAAAGTTATCCAAGATCTTGTCCTTAGATTGCGACACGTGGAAAGCGGTGAAGTGGAAATCCAATTGCAATGGATTAATCTTCCTGGCTCCAAGGGTTTATGATTTCTTTATCATATGCATGCATTCAACTTTCAAGCAGGGGTGGGTTTTATATATCAAGTACGCGTAACAAATATTACCGACTCTACGTGTCTacctatatttattttatttatttatttgcagttCATTAGTTGGCTTCAATTGTTTGTTCTGTTGATCGAGCTAGCCTGTCAGCAGGCAAATGTATCGTGTTGTTGACTGATGCAAGAGAAGCTTTTTCTGTTATTTCTTGCATATTTTTTCAAGTTCAAAAAGTCATATTTAATCATCAAAATCACTTGATGCTTTGCAACACGTAAGATATATTTGTTACTACTGATTGTTAGTTTATATGTTAATTACCGCAACCAACTTGACTCGACACACACGGTGGATTAAGCACATGTCgaatattatttgaataataatcctaattttaaaaaacatatataatatttaaatttatgtgtcaaaaatattctaaattatatataattataatattttttagtgaaACTATATGattgtaatataattatatatataatatgtatggaTTGCAATttgagaatttaaatttggataaaattcattttgcagACTCAGTTTGCAAAATCAACTCTCCTCTTGCTTCCATTTCAAATTGAATTACAAAgttaaattacaataaaactTAGTTTAAGACCAGGCTTAAGTGAAAATCAAACAAGATGCTTTTTCAGTTTTACTTTTAGAcctctaaattaaaaatcaaacatacaCTTAATCTAATGAGAAAGTAATGTTGCCCattagatttattaattttttaaatcaatgactaagatttttccatctttttattttttttctcttttccgtATTTACCCCTCTGTCCATCTTCCTGTTAGTcgatactcaccgttgttttaTCAGACTCAACAACCGCATAGTACCTTCCAATTTTCCCAAACTCAACATCATCTGTAAAATAAAGACCGTAACTAGGAAGTCAAACATTTCTATGTAATTCCAACCAgattaattaattgtataatatattatctAGATACTCGGCTTTAAATCAAATGTCACAAAAAAGACGTATTTTAGATATTTGTTTTTGAATCTATGAGATTTTGTTTTCCATCCAAAACCCATGTGTACGTTGTACCCTTGGTGGAATCATAAGAAGCAGTGAACAAAGATTCTTCGAAACTGTGGCTGTTATAGGTAACTTATCCTATTCATGGAAGCACGTATGCGAGACTCCCGGTTGCCTTATGCTGCAAACGGAGATGGTGGTGACTCGGACGTGCAAATATGGTTGTGGAATGGGCGAAATAAGACCGCGCATAATCATTGGCGAATCCAAGACCTTCAATTAgtgaatataaattaaaaaaaataagatcaattggttcaattatataaatataaatgaaataaaatataaaaatataaaattttatttacaaacttaatgaattttaaaaaatgaggaaGTACGCTGGACTGGCTGTAGGTCTGCCACTGTGCATGGCAGTGATGAATCGCCGGTGATAGGGGTTATAGTGCGGCGGAAGGGATTTAAGGTGCGGGACAAGGATTTTCATACCCTCTCTGTTTGCTTTCTATTACGGCTTTTGAATTTTATTGTAACAACCATGGTTGTTTCGgtgaggaagagagagagagagagtacgcAGGGAAAGAATGGAGGTTGAGAAAGGAAAAAGTCGAAGCAAGATGGAGATGGAGGAAGTACTGTTGTCGCTCATAGTGGTTGGTGGATAGTGGAGGGACaaatttggaaattcaaaagaaaagaaaaacaaaattagaaaaacaaaaaaatcttaacggttgatttagaaatttaaaagatcCAACGGACAGTAGTATTTTCTCATGGTGGGAGACCTATTCATGTCTCCCACGCTAGCCTTCTCCTTGATTCCTATTAATAATCtattgttaataaaattatctgTGAATTTTAGTACGGTTTGTGGGATCGTTTAATTGTTGGGATGAGACAACTTTTTAGGAGCATTTCTTAAACTCTTCCAAGATCAAAGAGACGTGTGATCTCGTTGAGATGGACTTATCAAGCATCCCTTACGAAATCCTAAGCAAAGTCAATATTGGATAATGTGTTTGAAATTTGATGTGAATCCACACAAATATGCTTCATTGCCCAACAAAGCAACTTGTTTATCTTCTTCCATACCAATGAAATTGTACaactttgattgattgtgtcAAAGTAGCTTTATGTTTCGCTTTTTATCTTAAATGCTTTTCTTTCTCATGAACACAAAATTGTTTTCCCTATCACAAATGAAAAGCCACGGGAATAGCATGTTGAGGTTCCCTACGCTAGCCTGCGTCCAGGTTTATTTCCAGAACTTTTGCAACCAAgtaattaaattatctttttctatAACGACTAagtaattatattgtctttttcTATAACGAAATCTGGGAGAACTATTCTGTCAAAAACAAAAGTCTGGGTGAACAATTGAACCAAGCAAACAGTGGGATCAATTCTCATTATTAAGATAAATGGAATTTTGTCATGCTTTCACTTATTTAGTTAGATTTGACTCGTCTaagatagaaaaaagaaagtatatTAAGAGTAAAATACAGCATTATAAATAtggtaaatttcataatttattgtGTATTCATTGTTGGAGTTCGTTCCTCTTTGCTTTCtaatatatcataatattttcatacccgaaatatatacatatttctttATCAATCTTCATTTAGTCAGATACATTGAAATGCCCTAATTAACCGTTGTAATACTTCACGTTTAAAATTACAATATGAAAATATCTAACTCATTTAGTTGAACAAGATTATTAGAAACCCTTACCActtgtctttaatttttatagatatataaaaaaatctcaatatcatattaaaatgTACGAAAACGAAAAATCCCCCAAAATTGCAATTAGATTGTAAGACACTTTAGTATATAAAGCTATTTTG from Glycine soja cultivar W05 chromosome 8, ASM419377v2, whole genome shotgun sequence includes:
- the LOC114421064 gene encoding protein C2-DOMAIN ABA-RELATED 4-like, producing the protein MEDLLGLLRIHIKRGVNLAVRDVNTSDPYVVVKMGKQKLKTRVIKKDVNPEWKEDLTLSVTDPIHPFILTVYDYDTFSKDDKMGDAECDISAYIEALKMNLEDLPSGTIITRIQPSRQNCLAEESCITYSNGKVIQDLVLRLRHVESGEVEIQLQWINLPGSKGL